One Williamsia phyllosphaerae DNA segment encodes these proteins:
- a CDS encoding MFS transporter: MTNTTGVRDDVGTESGWRANLEIIAIGLGALMAALAQTLVLPVLPLISRDIGASTTEAQWLLTSTLLVGAAAVPVIGRLADMYGRRLMLVVALGALLVGSVIDALTDDIRIMILGRAITGLSSAAIPLGISLLSAVLPEARKGSAVALVSAMLGVGGALGLPLAGIVAEHFDYHALYWIGAVGALASIVLVLTVVGNPRGARPGAIDFPGIVLLVGGLVCLVLPLSQGSSWGWGSFATIGLLVASVALLALLVVVEKRSPDPLVDMRALSNPPVAITNVASIFVGFALFASFVGTANYVQAPEGTGYGFGSSVLVAGLCLMPSGVLMLVLAPVAARLMKAWGPGRVLFVGGLIIAAGLIVRIILTDSLWQIILGSTIVGAGTGIAYASLPSLINVHTPAADLAAANGINTLARSLGSTLASAVGGSLLAAVTVTVGGAALPSLGGYQILFTICAVAATLAAFAGLAVSSPKLATHDRQEMLEPV, encoded by the coding sequence ATGACGAACACAACAGGGGTGCGGGACGACGTGGGCACCGAGTCGGGTTGGCGCGCGAACCTGGAGATCATCGCCATCGGACTGGGGGCTCTGATGGCTGCGTTGGCCCAGACGCTGGTGCTGCCGGTGCTGCCGCTGATCTCCCGCGACATCGGGGCGTCGACCACCGAGGCGCAGTGGTTGCTGACGTCGACACTGTTGGTCGGTGCGGCGGCGGTCCCCGTCATCGGCAGGCTGGCCGACATGTACGGGCGGCGTCTGATGCTCGTCGTCGCGCTCGGTGCACTTCTGGTCGGTTCGGTCATCGATGCCCTGACCGACGACATCCGGATCATGATCCTGGGTCGGGCGATCACTGGTCTGTCCAGCGCCGCGATCCCGCTCGGCATCTCTCTGCTGTCGGCGGTGCTGCCCGAGGCGCGTAAGGGCTCGGCCGTCGCCCTGGTCAGCGCGATGCTGGGTGTCGGTGGCGCCCTGGGGCTACCGCTCGCGGGCATCGTGGCCGAGCACTTCGACTATCACGCGCTGTACTGGATCGGTGCCGTCGGAGCGCTGGCCAGCATCGTGCTGGTGCTGACGGTCGTCGGCAACCCGCGCGGTGCGCGTCCGGGCGCGATCGACTTCCCCGGGATCGTTCTGCTCGTCGGCGGGCTCGTCTGCCTGGTCCTTCCGCTGTCGCAGGGGTCGTCGTGGGGCTGGGGCTCGTTCGCCACCATCGGTCTGCTGGTCGCCTCGGTGGCGCTGTTGGCGCTGCTGGTCGTCGTCGAGAAGCGTTCGCCCGACCCGCTCGTCGACATGCGTGCGCTGTCCAACCCGCCGGTCGCCATCACCAACGTGGCCTCGATCTTCGTCGGCTTCGCATTGTTCGCGAGTTTCGTGGGCACCGCGAACTACGTCCAGGCGCCTGAGGGGACCGGGTACGGGTTCGGGTCGTCGGTACTCGTGGCCGGTCTGTGCCTGATGCCCAGCGGTGTGCTGATGCTGGTGTTGGCGCCGGTGGCCGCGCGGTTGATGAAGGCCTGGGGGCCCGGTCGGGTCCTGTTCGTCGGCGGATTGATCATCGCCGCGGGCCTCATCGTGCGCATCATCCTCACCGATTCGCTGTGGCAGATCATCCTGGGCAGCACCATCGTCGGCGCCGGTACCGGCATCGCCTACGCGTCGTTGCCGTCACTGATCAACGTGCACACCCCGGCGGCCGATCTCGCGGCCGCGAACGGGATCAACACCCTCGCCCGGTCGTTGGGGAGCACGCTCGCCAGTGCGGTGGGCGGCAGTCTGTTGGCCGCGGTGACCGTCACCGTCGGTGGCGCGGCCCTGCCGTCGCTGGGTGGGTACCAGATCCTGTTCACCATCTGCGCGGTCGCCGCGACCCTCGCGGCGTTCGCGGGCCTGGCGGTGTCGTCGCCGAAACTCGCCACGCACGACCGCCAGGAGATGCTCGAACCGGTGTAG
- a CDS encoding sulfite exporter TauE/SafE family protein, with the protein MQASIGFGIGMLAAPVVALFDPSLIPGTLIMSATVVTFLVVVRERASLDLRGTGWALVGRVPGTVAGALLLLWLPDRGLALLLGAVVLGGVISASVGWAPIPRRRNLAVAGAASGLLGTATSIGGPPMALVLQGSEGARLRGNMSAFFLVGSLMSLVALGATGAIHREMVDASLLLIVPTVIGYVASLFVNRFLDPPRLRRASIAMSSAGAVLLIAQQLV; encoded by the coding sequence ATGCAGGCCTCCATCGGGTTCGGGATCGGGATGCTCGCGGCGCCGGTCGTCGCCCTGTTCGACCCGTCGTTGATCCCGGGCACGCTGATCATGTCGGCGACCGTCGTGACGTTCCTCGTGGTCGTGCGCGAGCGCGCGAGTCTGGACCTGCGCGGTACCGGCTGGGCGCTTGTGGGTCGGGTGCCGGGAACGGTGGCCGGCGCCCTGCTGCTGTTGTGGCTGCCCGACCGGGGACTGGCGTTGTTGCTCGGTGCGGTCGTCCTCGGTGGCGTGATCTCGGCGAGCGTCGGATGGGCGCCGATCCCTCGACGTCGGAACCTCGCGGTGGCCGGTGCCGCATCGGGTCTGTTGGGGACGGCCACCTCGATCGGTGGGCCGCCGATGGCGTTGGTGCTGCAGGGCAGCGAGGGCGCCCGACTCCGTGGGAACATGAGCGCCTTCTTCCTCGTCGGCTCACTCATGTCGCTCGTCGCTCTGGGGGCGACCGGGGCGATACACCGCGAGATGGTCGACGCCTCCCTTCTGCTGATCGTGCCCACGGTGATCGGGTATGTCGCCTCGCTGTTCGTCAACCGATTCCTCGACCCACCGCGCCTGCGACGGGCGTCGATCGCGATGTCGTCGGCCGGCGCCGTCCTCCTGATCGCCCAGCAACTCGTCTGA
- a CDS encoding ABC transporter ATP-binding protein, producing the protein MSDSVLQVREVSKTFAVPGKAGHNRLRALDGITLDLARGETLGLVGESGCGKSTLARTLMMLERPDAGTVSWGETDPFALKGKDMLALRRRVQMVFQDPYASLNARMTAGDIISEPWRTHKTLYASKRDRAARVRELLHMVGLRPSDESRTPQEFSGGQRQRLGIARALALNPEVIICDEPVSALDLSVQAQVLNLLNELQQELGISYIFISHDLSVVRHVADRVAVMYLGRIVETGATDAVFDRPAHPYTEALLSAAPTLDQTTKRTRIILEGEVPSPLNPPSGCRFRTRCMHATDVCATQLPPVAIDESSAGHVAECYHPRGTVDLALTAVGA; encoded by the coding sequence ATGTCTGATTCGGTGCTGCAGGTCCGCGAGGTCAGCAAGACGTTCGCGGTGCCCGGAAAAGCCGGTCACAACCGGCTGCGCGCCCTCGACGGGATCACCCTCGACCTCGCGCGCGGGGAGACGCTGGGTCTCGTCGGCGAATCCGGCTGCGGCAAGTCCACTCTGGCCCGCACCCTGATGATGCTCGAGCGGCCGGACGCGGGCACCGTCTCGTGGGGCGAAACCGATCCGTTCGCGCTGAAGGGCAAGGACATGCTCGCGCTGCGGCGTCGGGTGCAGATGGTCTTCCAGGATCCCTACGCGTCTCTCAACGCCAGGATGACCGCCGGCGACATCATCAGCGAGCCGTGGCGCACCCACAAGACGCTGTATGCCTCCAAGCGCGACCGCGCCGCCCGGGTCCGCGAGTTGCTGCACATGGTCGGATTGCGGCCGAGCGACGAGAGCCGTACCCCGCAGGAGTTCTCCGGTGGACAGCGCCAGCGTCTCGGCATCGCACGTGCCCTCGCGCTCAACCCCGAGGTGATCATCTGCGACGAACCCGTTTCGGCCCTGGACCTCTCGGTACAGGCACAGGTGCTCAACCTGCTCAACGAGCTGCAGCAGGAACTCGGCATCTCCTACATCTTCATCTCCCACGACCTGTCGGTGGTGCGTCACGTCGCCGATCGGGTCGCGGTGATGTACCTCGGCCGGATCGTGGAGACCGGCGCGACCGATGCGGTCTTCGACCGACCGGCGCACCCCTACACCGAGGCGTTGCTGTCGGCCGCCCCGACACTGGACCAGACCACCAAGCGGACGCGGATCATCCTCGAGGGCGAGGTGCCCTCACCGCTGAACCCGCCGTCGGGCTGCCGATTCCGCACTCGGTGCATGCACGCGACCGACGTCTGTGCCACGCAGTTGCCGCCGGTGGCCATCGACGAGTCGAGCGCCGGACACGTCGCCGAGTGCTACCACCCGCGCGGCACCGTCGATCTCGCGTTGACCGCCGTCGGCGCGTGA
- a CDS encoding TetR/AcrR family transcriptional regulator, translating to MRLHEPAAPTPGEPAGRERNADATRADLLRAAKRRFTVFGFERTTVREIAADAGANVSLINRYFGSKDGLLAAVLAETAHVFDGRPTEGAARSETVIDDLLAGLHPDAWPEFGHQNPLLLLLRDPAGDEATADLRRRTLTAVVHRFAADIESDDMDDEEARLRGALLFALMTGVASLHSALPDNVFGDTDSPMLRRLLTEIAASITAEGRE from the coding sequence ATGCGTTTACATGAGCCCGCCGCGCCGACACCCGGTGAACCGGCGGGCCGGGAGCGCAACGCCGACGCCACCCGGGCCGATCTGCTGCGGGCGGCCAAGCGACGGTTCACCGTCTTCGGTTTCGAACGCACCACGGTGCGCGAGATCGCGGCCGACGCCGGCGCGAACGTCTCGCTGATCAACCGCTACTTCGGCTCCAAGGACGGCTTGCTCGCGGCGGTGCTGGCCGAGACGGCGCACGTGTTCGACGGTCGCCCCACCGAGGGGGCCGCACGGTCGGAGACCGTCATCGACGACCTCCTCGCGGGCCTGCACCCGGACGCCTGGCCGGAGTTCGGACACCAGAACCCGCTGCTGTTGCTGCTCCGGGACCCGGCCGGCGACGAGGCCACCGCAGATCTCCGGCGGCGCACCCTGACCGCGGTCGTGCACCGCTTCGCGGCCGACATCGAGAGCGACGACATGGACGACGAGGAGGCGCGGCTTCGCGGAGCGCTGCTGTTCGCGTTGATGACCGGCGTCGCGTCCTTGCACTCGGCGCTGCCGGACAACGTCTTCGGCGACACCGACTCGCCGATGCTGCGGAGGCTGCTGACCGAGATCGCCGCGTCGATCACCGCCGAGGGCCGCGAGTAG
- a CDS encoding ABC transporter permease has protein sequence MSIVTDPLAGQSPLLPTDPAGDTVADGAVPSSDFPLWKLLLRDKMATVAAAILGFVLLVAAFGPMIVGSRATEQNLDRSNLAPFSLDTGFMNILGTDPLGRSMLARLVVACQTTMMVSLPAVIVSCIVGSIIGMWAGYHRGWRETTAMRVADVIMSFPSLLLAVVVLYVFSPSAANIVAVLAITRIPIYLRTARAESAELQSRVFVDAARTFGAGSGSIIRRHVFPILLPTLLTVATLDFCYVMLAESSLSFLGIGIQPPDISWGLMVSQGRTYLQTAWWLSFFPGVAIVVTTVSATILAAWARIATDPGQRWRLTTPRPRRTATQFVTRLVTRKAHS, from the coding sequence ATGTCCATCGTCACCGACCCCCTCGCGGGCCAATCCCCGCTGCTTCCCACCGATCCCGCCGGCGACACCGTCGCCGACGGAGCGGTCCCGTCGAGCGACTTCCCCCTGTGGAAACTATTGCTCCGCGACAAGATGGCCACCGTCGCCGCAGCGATCCTCGGTTTCGTACTGCTCGTAGCCGCATTCGGTCCGATGATCGTGGGCAGCCGGGCCACCGAGCAGAACCTCGACCGCTCGAACCTCGCGCCGTTCTCCCTCGACACCGGTTTCATGAACATCCTCGGTACGGATCCGTTGGGCCGCAGCATGTTGGCCCGGCTCGTCGTGGCCTGCCAGACGACGATGATGGTGTCGCTGCCGGCGGTGATCGTCTCGTGCATCGTCGGCTCGATCATCGGCATGTGGGCCGGCTACCACCGTGGTTGGCGGGAGACGACGGCCATGCGCGTCGCCGACGTCATCATGAGCTTCCCGTCGCTGCTGCTCGCGGTCGTGGTGCTCTACGTCTTCTCCCCGAGCGCGGCCAACATCGTCGCCGTCCTCGCCATCACCCGCATCCCGATCTACCTGCGCACCGCCCGTGCCGAGTCCGCCGAGCTGCAGAGCCGCGTGTTCGTGGACGCGGCAAGGACATTCGGGGCAGGAAGTGGGTCGATCATCCGCAGGCACGTGTTCCCGATCCTGTTGCCGACACTGCTCACCGTGGCCACCCTCGACTTCTGCTACGTCATGCTCGCCGAGTCGTCGCTGAGCTTCCTGGGCATCGGTATCCAGCCGCCCGACATCAGCTGGGGCCTGATGGTGTCGCAGGGCCGCACCTACCTGCAGACCGCGTGGTGGCTCTCGTTCTTCCCCGGAGTGGCGATCGTCGTCACCACCGTCTCGGCCACCATCCTCGCGGCCTGGGCGCGCATCGCGACCGACCCGGGACAGCGGTGGCGCCTGACCACACCCCGACCGCGCCGCACCGCCACGCAGTTCGTCACCCGGCTCGTCACCCGAAAGGCCCACTCATGA
- a CDS encoding 2-hydroxyacid dehydrogenase: MKIVVGDRNLFPHRELFESGLPHGATVSWHPVFDEQSVIADLPDADVYVGGKFTAAMAAAAGRLRLIQVAGAGYDNVSLSDVSADTRVANTFHHESSIAEYIVSTAILLRRGFLTQDRALRRGIWATSVYDDTIDQPRTLRDARIGFVGFGHIGAQSWTVLRALGATGCAVTGSGSVDADEHGLAWAGDTGALTRLLDESDVVVVSAPLNDRTRGMIGRDELARIGSGGVLINVGRGPLVDPHSLHDALSDRSIAAAAIDVWYDYPSSDGTGRPSELPFSELSNLVMTPHSSGVTRDTFVGRVGDITGNITRLADGRELLRVVHPRA, encoded by the coding sequence ATGAAGATAGTCGTCGGTGATCGGAATCTGTTCCCGCACCGTGAGTTGTTCGAGTCCGGGTTGCCCCACGGCGCGACGGTGTCGTGGCACCCGGTGTTCGACGAGCAGTCCGTCATCGCCGACTTGCCCGACGCGGACGTCTACGTCGGCGGGAAGTTCACCGCCGCCATGGCCGCCGCGGCCGGACGACTACGGCTGATCCAGGTCGCCGGCGCCGGATACGACAACGTCAGCCTGTCCGACGTCTCCGCTGACACCCGGGTGGCGAACACCTTTCACCACGAGAGCTCGATCGCCGAGTACATCGTGTCCACGGCCATCCTGCTCCGCCGCGGGTTCCTGACCCAAGACCGTGCTCTGCGACGGGGGATCTGGGCGACGTCGGTGTACGACGACACCATCGACCAGCCGCGGACCCTGCGCGACGCGCGAATCGGATTCGTCGGCTTCGGGCACATCGGTGCGCAGAGCTGGACGGTGCTTCGTGCCCTCGGGGCCACCGGATGCGCGGTGACCGGCAGCGGGTCGGTGGACGCCGACGAGCACGGACTGGCCTGGGCCGGCGACACCGGAGCGTTGACCCGGCTGCTCGACGAGTCGGACGTGGTCGTGGTGTCGGCGCCGTTGAACGACCGGACCCGCGGGATGATCGGACGCGACGAGCTGGCGCGGATCGGGTCCGGTGGCGTGCTCATCAACGTCGGACGCGGTCCGCTGGTGGATCCGCATTCGCTCCACGATGCGCTGTCGGACAGATCGATCGCTGCGGCGGCCATCGACGTCTGGTACGACTACCCGTCGTCCGACGGGACCGGCCGCCCCTCGGAACTCCCGTTCTCCGAGCTGTCGAACCTGGTGATGACCCCGCACTCGTCGGGCGTCACCCGCGACACCTTCGTCGGCCGTGTCGGTGACATCACCGGCAACATCACGCGCCTCGCCGACGGCCGCGAATTGCTCCGGGTCGTGCACCCGCGCGCCTGA
- a CDS encoding ABC transporter permease — MFTFLRRRMYTSLIPLLVVLFGVFLLARLTGDPTNLYLPVSATPDQRAEFAAENGLDKPVWQQMLDYLSGVVHLDFGESLKTGQSAASMALNAFPATLQLAFVTMLLAVLGSVILGCWAAYRPNSLADRISSLLSMTAASVPDFWFAITGIWIFSVVLGWLPTSGTGSTLAWVLPIATLMIRPLGVLTQVVRGAMVSALSAPYVKLARSKGAGDLRVVTHHALRNAAAPALTVAGDLTVGLVNGAVIVEAIFGWPGIGKLMIDSILQRDFAVLQAAVLLTAVSIFVLNIAIDAGYALLDARVREKVTV; from the coding sequence GTGTTCACCTTCCTGCGCCGGCGCATGTACACCAGCCTCATCCCACTACTCGTCGTCCTGTTCGGTGTGTTCTTGTTGGCGCGACTGACCGGGGACCCGACGAACCTCTACCTGCCGGTCTCGGCGACCCCCGACCAGCGCGCCGAGTTCGCCGCGGAGAACGGTCTGGACAAGCCGGTCTGGCAGCAGATGCTCGACTACCTCTCCGGCGTCGTCCACCTCGACTTCGGTGAGTCGCTCAAGACCGGTCAGTCCGCGGCGTCCATGGCGCTCAACGCTTTCCCGGCCACACTGCAGCTGGCGTTCGTGACGATGCTGCTCGCGGTCCTCGGATCGGTCATCCTCGGATGCTGGGCCGCCTACCGACCCAATTCGTTGGCCGACCGCATCTCCAGCCTGCTGTCGATGACCGCGGCGAGCGTCCCGGACTTCTGGTTCGCCATCACCGGCATCTGGATCTTCTCCGTCGTCCTCGGATGGCTGCCCACCTCGGGCACCGGCAGCACGCTGGCGTGGGTCCTGCCCATCGCCACCCTGATGATCCGACCGCTCGGTGTGCTCACCCAGGTGGTGCGCGGCGCAATGGTCTCCGCGCTCTCGGCCCCGTACGTGAAACTCGCACGCAGCAAGGGTGCGGGCGATCTGCGCGTCGTCACCCACCACGCACTGCGTAACGCCGCAGCCCCGGCGCTCACCGTCGCCGGCGACCTCACCGTCGGGCTGGTCAACGGTGCGGTGATCGTCGAGGCCATCTTCGGATGGCCCGGCATCGGCAAGCTGATGATCGACTCCATCCTGCAACGCGATTTCGCGGTGCTGCAGGCGGCCGTCCTGCTCACCGCGGTCAGCATCTTCGTGCTCAACATCGCCATCGACGCCGGATACGCGCTGCTCGACGCGCGCGTCCGCGAGAAGGTCACGGTCTAG
- a CDS encoding ABC transporter substrate-binding protein, producing the protein MHAAGLLPAGRRRALAAGLVAATLAVVSAGCSVANTTSSDAASPNTLRIVLPQEPPTLEPCDASLTSTGVVVRSNITEPLVERNPGTGDLEPKLADSWQQVTPTTWRFAIHPGVVFSNGKPFDATDAAFSINRTLDASIACDVNGYVFDDSKLEVTAVDPATVEIRTPVADPILPLRVSFIEMVPRTTDSTDKVRIPIGTGPYMVDYWDAGQKLALKANPNFGGTRPEYTRAIYQWRTEGSVRAAMVTNDEADLATSLGPEDGAGDLGVAYTNNETTALRMQATEPPLDDIRIREAIDHSINRTGIVKALFQGLGTPAAELVAKGIVGYNDQLRPTSYDLSTAADLVSQAKADGVPVGKQIRLIARTGQFPKINEVVEVIQNSLDKIGLNVKIEMMDTSGQMQYQIRPFPKAGPVLLMVQHGNQAGDTQFTVDQYMLSEGYQSTYGTTAYDDEIAAAEAKTGDARQAALAQVLADEPAKIRQYAYIAHMQAVLALSPSVSYEPNSATGDEMRLAEMTHATQQNNA; encoded by the coding sequence ATGCACGCTGCAGGTTTGCTGCCCGCCGGCCGCCGCCGCGCCCTGGCGGCAGGACTCGTGGCCGCGACCCTCGCGGTGGTCTCCGCCGGATGTTCGGTCGCCAACACGACGAGCAGCGACGCGGCCAGCCCGAACACGCTGCGCATCGTCCTTCCACAGGAGCCGCCGACGCTCGAGCCCTGCGATGCCTCGCTCACCTCGACCGGTGTCGTGGTCCGCTCCAACATCACCGAGCCGCTCGTCGAGCGGAACCCCGGCACCGGAGACCTCGAACCGAAGCTCGCCGACTCGTGGCAGCAGGTGACGCCGACGACATGGCGCTTCGCCATCCATCCGGGCGTCGTGTTCAGCAACGGCAAACCCTTCGACGCCACCGACGCGGCCTTCTCCATCAACCGCACCCTCGACGCGTCGATCGCCTGCGACGTCAACGGATATGTGTTCGACGACAGCAAGCTGGAGGTGACCGCCGTCGACCCCGCCACCGTCGAGATCCGGACACCCGTCGCCGACCCGATTCTGCCGCTGCGGGTCTCGTTCATCGAGATGGTGCCCCGGACCACCGACTCGACCGACAAGGTTCGGATCCCGATCGGTACCGGACCGTACATGGTCGACTACTGGGACGCCGGGCAGAAGCTCGCGCTGAAGGCGAACCCCAACTTCGGCGGGACCAGACCCGAGTACACCCGGGCCATCTATCAGTGGCGCACCGAGGGCAGCGTCCGCGCGGCCATGGTCACCAACGACGAAGCCGATCTGGCCACCTCCCTGGGACCCGAGGACGGAGCCGGTGATCTCGGGGTGGCCTACACCAACAACGAGACCACCGCCCTGCGCATGCAGGCCACCGAACCCCCGCTCGACGACATCCGGATCCGCGAGGCCATCGATCACTCGATCAACCGGACCGGCATCGTCAAGGCGCTGTTCCAGGGCCTTGGCACCCCCGCCGCCGAACTGGTGGCCAAGGGCATCGTCGGCTACAACGACCAGCTGCGCCCCACGTCGTACGACCTCTCCACGGCTGCGGACCTCGTGTCACAGGCCAAGGCCGACGGGGTCCCGGTGGGCAAGCAGATCCGTCTCATCGCCCGCACCGGTCAGTTCCCGAAGATCAACGAGGTCGTCGAGGTCATCCAGAACTCCCTGGACAAGATCGGCCTGAACGTGAAGATCGAGATGATGGACACCTCCGGTCAGATGCAGTACCAGATCCGGCCGTTCCCGAAGGCCGGCCCGGTCCTGCTCATGGTCCAGCACGGCAACCAGGCCGGCGACACCCAGTTCACCGTCGACCAGTACATGCTCAGCGAGGGTTACCAGAGCACCTACGGGACAACCGCTTACGACGACGAGATCGCCGCCGCGGAGGCGAAGACCGGGGACGCTCGTCAGGCCGCGCTGGCGCAGGTGCTCGCCGACGAGCCCGCCAAGATCCGGCAGTACGCCTACATCGCGCACATGCAGGCGGTACTCGCCCTGTCCCCGTCGGTGTCCTATGAGCCGAACTCGGCGACCGGTGACGAGATGCGCCTGGCCGAGATGACGCACGCCACCCAGCAGAACAACGCCTAG
- a CDS encoding ABC transporter ATP-binding protein, giving the protein MSATTVDLPIHRDTDDDRVALDVRDLTVDLRTPTGTLRAVDHVSFVARRGETLALLGESGCGKSMTAQALVGLLDPIADVCDGSVRLGDVDLVTANKRTRRAMAGTELAIVFQDALTALNPVYTVGSQLAEPFRIHRKMSRRTARGEAIELMRHVGIPEPESRIDSYPHQFSGGMRQRLLIAMAVALSPTVLLADEPTTALDVTVQAQIMSLLAKLRAEHDMAVVLITHDLALVAEQADRVVIMYAGNVVESGPVAEVFADPRHPYTKGLLDSVPVGAERGADLKSIGGTPPDLRSVPAGCVYQDRCPLASEICRSQRPQLESVGDGRRAACHFSQEVSHV; this is encoded by the coding sequence ATGAGCGCCACCACCGTCGACCTGCCGATCCACCGCGACACCGACGACGACCGCGTCGCCCTCGACGTCCGCGACCTCACCGTCGACCTGCGCACCCCGACCGGCACGCTGCGGGCCGTCGACCACGTCTCCTTTGTCGCCCGGCGCGGCGAGACGCTGGCCCTGCTCGGTGAATCCGGCTGCGGGAAGTCCATGACCGCACAGGCACTCGTCGGCCTGCTCGACCCGATCGCCGACGTCTGCGACGGTTCGGTCCGCCTCGGCGACGTCGACCTCGTCACCGCGAACAAGCGCACCCGCCGGGCCATGGCAGGCACCGAGCTCGCCATCGTCTTCCAGGACGCGCTCACCGCGCTGAACCCGGTCTACACCGTGGGATCGCAGCTGGCCGAACCGTTCCGGATCCACCGGAAGATGTCGCGGCGCACGGCGCGCGGTGAGGCGATCGAGCTGATGCGCCACGTCGGCATCCCGGAGCCCGAGTCACGGATCGACTCCTATCCGCACCAGTTCTCCGGCGGCATGCGACAACGCCTCCTGATCGCCATGGCGGTCGCCCTGAGCCCCACGGTGTTGCTGGCCGACGAACCGACGACCGCACTCGACGTCACCGTGCAGGCGCAGATCATGTCGCTGCTCGCGAAGTTGCGCGCCGAACACGACATGGCCGTCGTTCTGATCACCCACGACCTCGCGCTGGTCGCCGAGCAGGCCGACCGTGTCGTGATCATGTACGCGGGCAACGTCGTCGAATCCGGGCCGGTCGCAGAGGTGTTCGCCGATCCCCGTCATCCGTACACGAAGGGGTTGCTCGACTCGGTGCCCGTCGGCGCCGAACGCGGAGCCGACCTCAAGTCCATCGGTGGCACACCGCCGGATCTACGGTCGGTCCCAGCCGGGTGCGTCTATCAGGATCGCTGCCCGCTGGCCTCGGAGATCTGCCGGAGCCAGCGCCCACAGCTCGAATCGGTCGGCGACGGACGCCGCGCCGCGTGCCATTTCTCGCAGGAGGTCTCCCATGTCTGA
- a CDS encoding enolase C-terminal domain-like protein, with translation MSTATHPHGNDAPVVTAMRVVPIAGRDSMLLNLSGAHAPFFTRNLVILTDSHGHVGVGEVPGGEPIRATLDDARDLVIGRGVGSYNEILGLVRRTFAGRDAGGRGAQTFDQRVTIHAVTALESALLDLLGQHLGVPVAALLGEGQQRATVPVLGYLFFVGDRTRTSLDYADGTGETDDWSRLRHQEAVTPDAVVALAEAAQRKYGFADFKLKGGVLAPDEEAVTVTALAERFPEARITLDPNGGWLLDEAVRIGRQLRDVLAYAEDPVGPEGGFSGREVMSEFKRATGLPTATNMIATDWRELGHTIRSGAVDIPLADPHFWTMAGSVRVAQLCDAWGLTWGSHSNNHFDVSLAMFTQVAAAAPGTITAIDTHWIWQDGQRITTDPYQIVDGRLSVPDAPGLGVTLDMDRVEAAHELYRAEGLGSRDDSVGMQFLIPEWTFDSKRPALVRS, from the coding sequence ATGTCCACCGCCACCCACCCGCACGGCAACGACGCACCGGTGGTCACCGCGATGCGCGTGGTCCCGATCGCGGGCCGCGACAGCATGCTGCTGAATCTCTCCGGCGCCCACGCGCCGTTCTTCACCCGGAACCTGGTGATCCTGACCGATTCGCACGGACACGTCGGGGTCGGTGAGGTGCCGGGCGGCGAGCCGATCCGTGCCACGCTCGACGATGCGCGTGACCTGGTCATCGGACGCGGTGTCGGTTCGTACAACGAGATTCTCGGCCTTGTCCGTCGTACGTTCGCCGGTCGTGACGCGGGCGGTCGCGGCGCCCAGACCTTCGATCAGCGGGTGACGATCCACGCGGTCACCGCCCTGGAGTCGGCGTTGCTCGATCTGCTCGGCCAACACCTCGGGGTCCCCGTTGCGGCTCTACTGGGTGAGGGTCAGCAGCGTGCGACGGTCCCGGTGCTCGGATACCTTTTCTTCGTCGGCGATCGCACCAGGACGTCGCTGGACTACGCGGACGGGACCGGCGAGACCGACGACTGGTCGCGGCTGCGTCACCAGGAGGCGGTCACCCCCGACGCCGTGGTCGCGCTGGCCGAGGCAGCACAGCGCAAATATGGCTTCGCCGACTTCAAACTGAAGGGCGGCGTACTCGCGCCCGACGAGGAGGCCGTCACCGTCACCGCACTCGCAGAGCGCTTTCCCGAGGCCCGGATCACGTTGGACCCCAACGGGGGGTGGTTGCTCGACGAGGCCGTACGGATCGGCAGGCAGCTGCGCGACGTCCTCGCCTACGCCGAGGATCCCGTCGGGCCCGAGGGCGGGTTCTCCGGACGCGAGGTGATGAGCGAGTTCAAGCGCGCCACCGGACTGCCGACCGCGACCAACATGATCGCCACCGACTGGCGCGAACTGGGCCACACGATCCGGTCGGGTGCCGTCGACATCCCGCTGGCCGATCCGCACTTCTGGACGATGGCCGGTTCGGTGCGCGTCGCGCAGCTGTGCGACGCGTGGGGCCTCACGTGGGGGTCGCACTCCAACAACCACTTCGACGTGTCGCTGGCGATGTTCACCCAGGTGGCCGCGGCGGCGCCCGGCACCATCACCGCCATCGACACCCACTGGATCTGGCAGGACGGCCAACGCATAACCACCGATCCATACCAGATCGTCGACGGCCGACTGAGCGTGCCGGACGCGCCAGGACTCGGAGTCACCCTGGACATGGATCGGGTGGAGGCGGCGCACGAGCTGTACCGCGCCGAAGGTCTCGGTTCGCGGGACGACTCGGTCGGAATGCAGTTCCTCATCCCGGAGTGGACGTTCGACAGCAAACGGCCCGCGCTGGTCCGCAGCTGA